One Capricornis sumatraensis isolate serow.1 chromosome 8, serow.2, whole genome shotgun sequence genomic region harbors:
- the DHRS13 gene encoding dehydrogenase/reductase SDR family member 13 produces MEALLLGVGLLLGAYVLVYYNLVKAPPCRGLASLRGRTAVVTGANSGIGKMTALELARRGARVVLACRSRERGEAAAFDLRQESGNNEVIFMALDLASLASVRAFATAFLSSEPRLDILIHNAGISSCGRTREPFNLLLRVNHIGPFLLTHLLLPRLKTSAPSRVVVVSSAAHRRGRLDFTRLDRPVVGWRQELRAYADSKLANVLFARELATQLEGTGVTCYAAHPGPVNSELFLRHVPGWLRPLLRPLAWLVLRAPRGGAQTPLYCALQEGIEPLSGRYFANCHVEEVPPAARDDRAAHRLWEASRKLAGLGPGEDAESDEDSQPEDPGTPSSPSTPHPEEPTASELYPSPQSSTDWSTVTRRIPVKAELEPQAC; encoded by the exons ATGGAGGCGCTGCTGCTGGGCGTGGGGCTGCTGCTGGGCGCCTACGTGCTTGTCTACTACAACCTGGTGAAGGCCCCGCCGTGCCGCGGCCTCGCCAGCCTGCGGGGCCGCACGGCGGTGGTCACGG GCGCCAACAGCGGCATCGGGAAGATGACGGCGCTGGAGCTGGCACGCCGGGGAGCGCGCGTGGTGCTGGCCTGCAGGAGCCGGGAGCGCGGCGAAGCCGCTGCGTTCGACCTCCGCCAG GAGAGTGGGAACAATGAAGTCATCTTCATGGCTTTGGACTTGGCCAGTCTGGCCTCCGTGAGGGCTTTTGCCACTGCCTTCCTGAGCTCTGAGCCACGGCTGGACATCCTCATCCACAATGCCG GGATCAGTTCCTGTGGCCGGACCCGGGAGCCCTTTAACCTGCTGCTGCGTGTGAACCACATCGGCCCCTTCCTGCTGACGCACCTGCTGCTGCCCCGGCTCAAGACAAGCGCCCCCAGCCGTGTGGTGGTGGTCTCCTCTGCTGCCCACCGCAGAGGCCGCCTCGATTTCACACGCCTGGACCGCCCAGTGGTGGGCTGGCGGCAGGAGCTGCGGGCATATGCCGACAGTAAGCTGGCCAACGTGTTGTTCGCCAGGGAGCTTGCCACTCAGCTTGAGGGCACTGGCGTCACCTGCTATGCAGCCCATCCAG GGCCAGTGAACTCGGAGCTCTTCCTGCGCCACGTTCCTGGATGGCTCCGCCCACTTTTGCGCCCCCTGGCTTGGCTGGTGCTCCGGGCACCGCGAGGGGGTGCCCAGACACCCCTGTACTGCGCTCTGCAGGAAGGCATTGAGCCCCTCAGCGGGAGGTACTTCGCCAACTGCCACGTGGAGGAAGTGCCCCCAGCCGCCAGAGACGACCGCGCAGCTCACCGGCTGTGGGAGGCCAGCAGGAAGCTAGCAGGGCTTGGGCCTGGGGAGGATGCCGAATCTGATGAAGATTCCCAGCCTGAAGACCCGGGGACTCCATCCTCTCCgagcaccccccaccccgaggAGCCCACGGCTTCCGAACTCTACCCCAGCCCTCAGAGTTCAACAGACTGGTCTACGGTCACGCGCCGAATTCCGGTTAAAGCTGAACTTGAGCCTCAGGCTTGCTAA